One genomic window of Azospirillum sp. TSH100 includes the following:
- a CDS encoding PAS domain-containing protein → MTKERTELATPSLSGLLEFWLTKSVAGRPPVPSSISPADLRPWKDNIAVFEVIGEEAGTFVYSYYGKALAAAFGQSRLGATLDDLPPEQRALLQPEYETVRRERLPVARVHTAVFGGRTRSFERLVLPMSSDGVGIDKLLVAAYEMTPRELAARTPIYSPGPAPAPGSSSGPIPLTVQKPGASA, encoded by the coding sequence GAACCGAGCTGGCGACGCCGTCTCTCAGCGGCCTGCTCGAATTCTGGCTCACCAAATCCGTCGCCGGCCGGCCGCCGGTCCCCAGCAGCATCTCCCCGGCCGATCTCCGGCCGTGGAAGGACAACATCGCCGTCTTCGAGGTGATCGGGGAGGAAGCCGGCACCTTCGTCTATTCCTATTATGGCAAGGCACTGGCCGCCGCCTTCGGCCAGTCGCGCCTGGGTGCCACGCTGGACGATCTGCCGCCGGAACAGCGGGCATTGCTTCAGCCGGAATATGAGACGGTGCGCCGCGAACGGCTGCCCGTCGCCCGCGTCCACACCGCCGTCTTCGGCGGGCGCACCCGCAGCTTCGAACGGCTGGTGCTGCCGATGTCCAGCGATGGGGTCGGCATCGACAAGCTGCTGGTCGCCGCCTACGAAATGACGCCACGCGAACTGGCGGCGCGCACGCCGATATACTCCCCGGGCCCGGCACCGGCACCGGGCTCCTCCTCCGGCCCGATCCCCCTCACCGTTCAGAAGCCGGGAGCCTCGGCATGA
- a CDS encoding DNA translocase FtsK, translated as MTPRMPHLAAPPTQAGVVTADEFNLWCALNGRPFNLVPNPRPDGRVMWDVEVLPGTPRAGTVYSTNLSDEALAVVAGFAFLSGVEWAYEAREPAEAPAPCEATPVAEATAPCAPAATPGAAPAMPVPATPPEPVEYPTVYSLPTVSLLQTPPPRPVQQHDESVLARNARMLETVLKNFRVRGEIMDVRPGPVVTLYEFEPAPGTKSATVINLTDDIARSMSVVTARIAIVPGRSVIGVELPNPVREMVYLRESFDHDAFRNTTAQLAIALGKDISGEPVVADLARMPHLLVAGTTGSGKSVAINTMILSLLYRLPPERCRFIMVDPKMLELSVYDGIPHLLTPVVTDPKKAVVALRWAVREMESRYEAMSKLGVRNIEGYNARMAEMIANGEKMPRRAPAPGEPENVFDLTPSEPTPLPYIVVIVDEMADLMLVAGKEIEAAIQRLAQMARAAGIHLIMATQRPSVDVITGTIKANFPTRISFQVTSKIDSRTILGEAGAEQLLGQGDMLYMQGGGRITRVHGPFVSDSEVEEIVQYVKAQGAPNYVTAITEEEEEAATVEDEDGGSAATGDDLYMQAVNLVVREGKVSVSFIQRQLQIGYNRAARLVERMETERVVGPANHQGKREVLLSPSGLSAKRAGV; from the coding sequence ATGACCCCGCGTATGCCGCATCTCGCCGCCCCGCCCACCCAGGCGGGCGTGGTGACCGCCGACGAGTTCAATCTGTGGTGCGCGCTGAACGGCCGTCCGTTCAACCTCGTCCCCAACCCGCGCCCCGACGGCCGCGTGATGTGGGACGTGGAGGTTCTGCCCGGCACGCCGCGCGCCGGTACCGTCTATTCCACCAACCTGTCGGACGAGGCGCTGGCGGTGGTCGCCGGCTTTGCCTTCCTGTCGGGTGTCGAATGGGCCTATGAGGCGCGCGAACCGGCCGAGGCGCCTGCCCCCTGCGAGGCCACCCCGGTGGCGGAAGCCACGGCTCCCTGTGCGCCTGCCGCCACTCCCGGCGCTGCGCCGGCCATGCCGGTGCCCGCCACGCCGCCGGAGCCGGTGGAATACCCCACGGTCTATTCGCTGCCAACCGTCTCGCTGCTGCAGACCCCGCCGCCGCGTCCGGTGCAGCAGCATGACGAGTCGGTGCTGGCCCGCAACGCGCGGATGCTGGAAACCGTCCTGAAGAATTTCCGCGTCCGCGGCGAGATCATGGACGTCCGCCCCGGCCCGGTGGTGACACTCTATGAATTCGAGCCGGCGCCCGGCACCAAGTCGGCGACCGTCATCAACCTGACCGACGACATCGCCCGCTCGATGAGCGTGGTCACCGCCCGCATCGCCATCGTCCCCGGTCGCAGCGTCATCGGCGTCGAGCTGCCGAACCCGGTGCGCGAGATGGTCTACCTGCGCGAAAGCTTCGACCACGACGCCTTCCGCAACACCACGGCCCAGCTCGCCATCGCGCTCGGCAAGGACATCAGCGGCGAGCCGGTGGTGGCCGACCTCGCCCGCATGCCGCACCTGCTGGTCGCCGGCACCACCGGCTCGGGCAAGTCGGTTGCGATCAATACGATGATCCTGTCGCTGCTCTACCGGCTGCCGCCGGAGCGCTGCCGCTTCATCATGGTCGACCCCAAGATGCTGGAGCTGTCGGTCTATGACGGCATCCCACATCTGCTGACCCCCGTCGTCACCGATCCCAAGAAGGCGGTGGTGGCCCTGCGCTGGGCCGTGCGCGAGATGGAAAGCCGTTACGAGGCGATGTCCAAGCTCGGCGTCCGCAACATCGAGGGCTACAACGCCCGCATGGCGGAGATGATCGCCAACGGCGAGAAGATGCCCCGCCGCGCCCCGGCGCCGGGCGAGCCGGAGAATGTCTTCGACCTGACCCCGTCGGAACCGACGCCGCTGCCCTATATCGTCGTGATCGTCGACGAGATGGCCGACCTGATGCTGGTGGCCGGCAAGGAGATCGAGGCGGCGATCCAGCGTCTGGCCCAGATGGCGCGTGCCGCCGGCATCCATCTGATCATGGCGACGCAGCGCCCGTCGGTCGACGTCATCACCGGCACCATCAAGGCGAATTTCCCGACCCGCATCAGCTTCCAGGTCACCAGCAAGATCGACAGCCGCACCATCCTGGGCGAAGCCGGGGCGGAGCAGCTGCTGGGCCAGGGCGACATGCTGTACATGCAGGGCGGTGGCCGCATCACCCGCGTCCACGGCCCCTTCGTCTCCGATTCGGAGGTCGAGGAGATCGTCCAGTATGTGAAGGCCCAGGGCGCTCCCAACTACGTCACCGCCATCACCGAGGAGGAAGAGGAAGCCGCCACGGTGGAAGACGAGGACGGCGGTTCCGCCGCGACCGGCGACGACCTCTACATGCAGGCCGTCAACCTCGTGGTGCGCGAGGGCAAGGTGTCGGTCAGCTTCATCCAGCGCCAGCTCCAGATCGGCTATAACCGCGCCGCCCGTCTGGTGGAGCGGATGGAGACCGAGCGAGTCGTCGGCCCCGCCAATCACCAAGGCAAGCGCGAGGTCCTGCTCTCCCCATCCGGCCTGTCGGCCAAGCGCGCGGGAGTGTGA
- a CDS encoding DinB family protein yields MDPKPHFETLARYNRWANRRLYEVVSQLSDAQYREDCGAFFGSIRGTLNHILVADRVWLERIEGTGPKPSSLDEILHDDFPGLRAAREAEDERILRVLAEIPAERFESVLSYRSMAGTPHELPFVQVVTHIFNHQTHHRGQAHTLLSQFGLDAPSIDFVYFLLDPK; encoded by the coding sequence ATGGACCCCAAGCCGCATTTCGAGACCCTCGCCCGCTACAACCGCTGGGCCAACCGCCGCCTGTACGAGGTTGTGTCTCAGCTTTCCGATGCGCAGTACCGCGAGGATTGCGGCGCCTTCTTCGGTTCGATCCGCGGCACGCTGAACCACATCCTGGTCGCCGACCGGGTGTGGCTGGAGCGGATCGAGGGAACCGGGCCGAAACCGTCCTCGCTCGACGAGATCCTCCATGACGATTTCCCCGGCCTGCGCGCGGCCCGCGAGGCGGAGGACGAGCGCATCCTACGCGTCCTGGCGGAAATCCCGGCGGAGCGGTTCGAGTCGGTCCTGTCCTACCGCAGCATGGCCGGCACGCCGCACGAGCTGCCTTTCGTCCAGGTCGTCACCCACATCTTCAACCACCAGACCCACCATCGCGGGCAGGCGCATACGCTGTTGAGCCAGTTCGGGCTGGACGCGCCGTCGATCGACTTCGTCTATTTCCTGCTGGACCCGAAATGA
- a CDS encoding pyridoxamine 5'-phosphate oxidase family protein: MSRPGSRPVTDLAALEALYGEPAAPSIAKEVPALTPGYCALIEASPFFVLATSGPGGLDASPRGDGPGFVRIADDHTLLIPDRRGNNRIDSLRNILADPQVGLLFLVPGLNETLRVNGRAVIDTDRDLCDSFAVDGKVPKSVLVITIDTVFFQCARALLRSRLWDPAAQVERRSLPSVGALLAEASAGREGGDAYDRSLAERIPKTLY; the protein is encoded by the coding sequence ATGAGCCGGCCGGGAAGCAGGCCCGTCACCGATCTCGCCGCCCTGGAAGCCCTCTATGGCGAGCCGGCGGCTCCCTCCATCGCCAAGGAGGTGCCGGCACTGACCCCCGGCTACTGCGCGCTGATCGAGGCGTCGCCCTTCTTCGTTCTCGCCACCAGCGGACCGGGCGGGCTGGACGCCTCGCCGCGCGGCGACGGCCCCGGCTTCGTCCGGATTGCCGACGACCACACCCTGCTGATCCCCGACCGGCGCGGCAACAACCGGATCGACAGCCTGCGCAACATCCTGGCCGATCCGCAGGTCGGACTGCTGTTCCTGGTGCCCGGGCTGAACGAGACGTTGCGGGTCAACGGCCGCGCCGTGATCGACACCGACCGGGATCTGTGCGACAGCTTCGCCGTCGACGGCAAGGTGCCGAAGTCGGTGCTGGTGATCACCATCGACACGGTGTTCTTCCAGTGCGCCCGCGCCCTGCTGCGCTCCCGCCTGTGGGATCCGGCGGCACAGGTCGAGCGCCGCAGCCTGCCCTCGGTGGGCGCCTTGCTGGCGGAGGCCAGCGCCGGGCGCGAAGGCGGCGATGCCTATGACCGGTCGTTGGCCGAACGGATCCCGAAAACGCTCTATTGA
- a CDS encoding sensor histidine kinase → MPHVIGQTGLLAAAFRHIRLFGLTLWIVTFALPIAAWAQTGTQTAAPAEVQAADPLRLTVSTDRASLAGHFARLIDREHALGFGDVLKADAEGRFEPQTIFRGAGQTPDIHWYRFDLLREPGAPADWIIELGEAYIDHLDLYVPDRTMAGDAAGYSIIRMGDFVPFSQRPMKTRLHTTRLTLPEGKPVSLYLRVESVSSITMRAAVYAVPAYAGFQVTNLLFLGLFFGVLAILIMGYVSLGLLLRDGALLAFTGYAGSVFVFYLFSGGVASILLPDMPGWLQNLVVGSSAFLGVAASAWMWDRILDLRVRHPRLHWFYVGIRWMALLSLPSAVSWTYSITNPIVLLFATVGTLVGAVLSIVQAVRNPADTSARYYAASGLIAITGNTLTQFTVRGTLPVDLLFADPYQIAVLGTMLCLGSGLALRIRDLQRERVRAQEESAFATKRAEEQRTFVAMLSHEFRTPLAAIQGAAQMIELSGEVRAPSMQSRVRRIIETTRRMSDLVELFLSADALDQGALALKPEVVPLDLLMDEALDGLAGAENETRLSVTVEPTDRMLRVDLSFLGVAVANLVRNALRYSPPHTVVRVTAHLAGQDLVIRVADQGHGMSPEEVERIGSIYFRASSSRGTKGSGLGLYMTQRIAAAHGGALTVDSTLGVGSVFTIRLPAVGEPESDDAAVPAGADPLPVQ, encoded by the coding sequence ATGCCGCATGTGATCGGGCAAACAGGTCTGCTGGCTGCGGCTTTCCGGCATATCCGGCTTTTCGGCCTGACCCTGTGGATTGTGACGTTCGCCCTGCCGATCGCCGCATGGGCGCAGACAGGGACGCAGACGGCGGCCCCAGCCGAGGTGCAGGCGGCGGATCCCCTGCGTTTGACGGTGTCGACGGACCGTGCATCGCTCGCCGGCCATTTCGCCCGACTGATCGACCGCGAGCATGCGCTCGGCTTCGGCGACGTGCTGAAGGCCGATGCGGAAGGACGGTTCGAGCCGCAGACGATCTTCCGCGGTGCCGGTCAGACGCCCGACATCCACTGGTACAGGTTCGACCTGCTGCGTGAACCCGGTGCACCGGCTGACTGGATCATCGAACTGGGTGAAGCCTACATCGATCACCTCGACCTTTATGTTCCCGATCGGACCATGGCCGGCGATGCGGCCGGCTACAGCATCATCCGCATGGGCGATTTCGTTCCCTTCAGCCAGAGGCCGATGAAGACCCGGCTGCACACCACGCGGCTGACCCTGCCGGAGGGCAAGCCGGTTTCCCTCTATCTCCGCGTCGAGTCGGTCAGTTCCATCACCATGCGGGCGGCGGTCTACGCCGTTCCGGCCTATGCCGGCTTCCAGGTCACGAACCTGCTGTTCCTGGGCCTATTCTTCGGCGTGCTGGCCATCCTGATCATGGGATATGTGTCGCTGGGGTTGCTTCTGCGCGACGGGGCTCTGCTGGCCTTCACCGGCTATGCGGGGAGCGTTTTCGTCTTCTACCTGTTCTCGGGAGGGGTGGCGTCGATCCTGCTGCCCGATATGCCGGGTTGGTTGCAGAATCTGGTGGTCGGCAGCAGCGCCTTTCTCGGCGTCGCCGCGTCGGCGTGGATGTGGGACCGCATCCTCGACCTGCGGGTCCGCCATCCGCGTCTGCACTGGTTCTATGTCGGCATCCGCTGGATGGCGCTCCTGTCGCTTCCCAGCGCCGTCTCCTGGACCTATTCGATCACCAATCCGATCGTGCTGCTGTTCGCCACGGTGGGGACATTGGTCGGGGCAGTCCTGTCGATCGTGCAGGCGGTCAGGAATCCCGCCGACACCAGCGCCCGCTATTACGCCGCCAGCGGGTTGATCGCGATCACCGGCAACACACTGACCCAGTTCACGGTGCGTGGAACCCTGCCGGTGGATCTGCTGTTCGCCGATCCCTATCAGATCGCCGTGCTGGGCACGATGCTGTGCCTGGGGTCCGGTCTGGCGCTGCGCATCCGCGACCTGCAACGCGAGCGGGTGCGGGCGCAGGAGGAGTCGGCTTTCGCCACCAAGCGGGCGGAGGAACAGCGCACCTTCGTCGCCATGCTGTCGCATGAGTTCCGCACCCCGCTGGCCGCCATCCAGGGAGCGGCCCAGATGATCGAGCTGTCGGGCGAGGTGCGGGCGCCGTCGATGCAATCCCGCGTGCGCCGCATCATCGAAACCACGCGGCGCATGTCCGACCTGGTGGAACTGTTCCTGTCGGCGGATGCGCTGGACCAGGGAGCACTGGCGCTGAAGCCGGAGGTGGTGCCGCTCGACCTGCTGATGGACGAGGCGCTGGACGGGCTGGCCGGAGCGGAGAATGAGACCAGGCTGTCGGTGACGGTCGAGCCGACAGACCGGATGTTGCGGGTCGACCTGTCCTTCCTTGGGGTGGCGGTCGCCAATCTCGTGCGCAATGCGCTGCGCTATTCGCCACCCCATACGGTGGTCAGGGTGACGGCGCACTTGGCGGGGCAAGACCTTGTCATCCGCGTCGCCGACCAGGGCCACGGCATGAGCCCGGAGGAGGTCGAGCGGATCGGCTCGATCTATTTCCGTGCCTCGTCCTCGCGCGGAACCAAAGGGTCCGGTCTCGGGCTTTACATGACGCAGCGGATCGCCGCCGCCCATGGCGGTGCGCTGACGGTGGACAGCACGCTCGGTGTCGGATCGGTCTTCACCATCCGTTTGCCCGCGGTCGGGGAACCGGAGAGCGACGATGCCGCCGTCCCGGCAGGGGCGGACCCGTTGCCGGTTCAATAG
- a CDS encoding sensor histidine kinase, giving the protein MMKDANNRRERQGWTGRLPARHTGCGRRNGSPLASAFVRLCRMAGLIALLVVLLLPFVGNAAGSAIAAVSDVEPLRLGASTASATLAGHFARLVDPDRQLDFATLLKADAEGRMEPREDFRGAGQTRDIHWYRFDLLREPGAPADWLLEMGEAYIDHLDLFIPKATGAAGGTAGRPQDPAAYRLVRLGDFVPFSQRPMRTRLHSLPLTLPEGRPVSLYLRVDSVSAIRLSARMWAPAAYIGHQTTDLLFQGLFLGVLGILTLGYVALGLLLRDGALLAYTGYVATVLCYYLFANGIAAILLPDLPGWFMNMMVGSSGFLGFAAALTMWVYILDLKTRAPWLHRCYRGLALLALLMLPSTVSPLYTLTNPIVTVSALVVVVIALVLTARMSWANPGDPTPRFYLASTLISLVGLLLTQMSLRGVLPADFAVADPYQISSMLAVLVLGTGLALRIGRLQSERLRAREESAFATKRAEEQRSFVAMLSHEFRTPLASIDSAAQMIELSGAVESPSSLARLQRIRGTTRKMAELVELFLSADALDQGALALKPEPVALGQLMDEVLGGLEGTGAEERLDLSIDIPDRPLLVDAPFLGVAIGNLVQNALRYSPLDTPVRVTAGEDGDRIVIRVADQGRGMSAEEVERIGSIYFRASSSRGTKGSGLGLYMTQKIVAAHGGTLSVESLRDQGSVFTIRLPVTDGPPEAGHPLAK; this is encoded by the coding sequence ATGATGAAGGATGCGAACAACCGCAGGGAACGCCAGGGCTGGACGGGCCGCCTGCCGGCCCGGCACACCGGCTGCGGCAGGCGCAATGGAAGCCCCTTGGCTTCGGCCTTCGTCCGTCTTTGCCGGATGGCGGGGCTGATCGCGCTGCTGGTGGTGCTTCTTCTGCCGTTCGTCGGGAATGCCGCCGGTTCCGCGATCGCGGCGGTTTCTGATGTCGAACCGCTCCGTTTGGGGGCATCTACCGCCAGCGCCACGTTGGCCGGCCATTTCGCCCGGCTGGTCGATCCCGACCGCCAGCTCGATTTCGCCACCCTCCTGAAGGCGGACGCCGAAGGCCGGATGGAGCCGCGGGAGGATTTCCGTGGTGCCGGCCAGACCCGCGACATCCACTGGTACCGCTTCGATCTGCTGCGCGAACCCGGTGCCCCGGCCGACTGGCTGCTGGAGATGGGCGAGGCCTATATCGATCATCTCGACCTGTTCATTCCGAAAGCGACCGGTGCAGCCGGCGGAACTGCGGGCCGGCCGCAGGACCCCGCCGCCTATCGGCTGGTCCGGCTCGGCGACTTCGTTCCCTTCAGCCAGCGGCCGATGCGCACCCGGCTGCATAGCCTGCCGCTGACCCTGCCGGAGGGAAGGCCGGTCTCGCTCTATCTGCGCGTCGACTCGGTCAGCGCCATCCGGCTGTCGGCACGGATGTGGGCGCCGGCCGCCTATATCGGCCATCAGACCACCGATCTGCTGTTCCAGGGCCTGTTCCTGGGGGTGCTGGGCATCCTGACGCTGGGTTATGTTGCGTTGGGCCTGCTTCTGCGCGATGGGGCGTTGCTGGCCTACACCGGCTATGTCGCCACGGTGCTGTGCTATTACCTGTTCGCCAACGGCATCGCCGCCATCCTGCTGCCGGACCTGCCGGGCTGGTTCATGAACATGATGGTGGGCAGCAGCGGCTTTCTGGGCTTTGCCGCCGCCCTCACCATGTGGGTCTACATCCTCGACCTGAAGACCCGCGCCCCCTGGCTTCACCGCTGTTACCGGGGGCTGGCGCTGCTGGCCCTGCTGATGCTGCCGTCGACGGTTTCGCCGCTCTATACCCTGACCAACCCGATCGTGACGGTGTCGGCGCTGGTCGTCGTGGTGATCGCCCTGGTGCTGACGGCGCGGATGAGTTGGGCGAACCCCGGCGATCCGACTCCGCGCTTCTATCTGGCCAGCACGCTGATCTCGCTCGTCGGCCTGCTGCTGACGCAGATGTCGCTGCGTGGCGTTCTGCCGGCCGACTTCGCGGTCGCCGACCCCTATCAGATCTCGTCGATGCTGGCGGTGCTGGTGCTGGGCACCGGTCTCGCCCTGCGCATCGGCAGGCTTCAGTCGGAGCGGCTGCGCGCCCGCGAGGAATCGGCCTTCGCCACCAAGCGGGCTGAGGAGCAGCGCAGCTTCGTCGCCATGCTGTCGCATGAGTTCCGTACTCCGCTCGCTTCCATCGACAGCGCCGCCCAGATGATCGAGCTGTCGGGTGCCGTGGAGTCGCCGTCTTCGCTGGCCCGCCTGCAGCGCATTCGCGGCACCACCCGCAAGATGGCGGAACTGGTGGAGCTTTTCCTGTCCGCCGATGCTCTGGACCAGGGAGCGCTGGCCCTGAAGCCGGAGCCGGTGGCGCTGGGCCAGCTGATGGACGAGGTGCTGGGCGGGCTGGAAGGGACGGGAGCGGAGGAACGGCTGGATCTGTCCATCGATATCCCCGATCGTCCGCTGCTGGTCGACGCGCCGTTCCTGGGGGTTGCCATCGGCAATCTGGTGCAGAACGCGCTGCGCTACTCGCCGCTGGACACGCCGGTCCGGGTGACCGCCGGTGAAGATGGCGACCGCATTGTCATCCGCGTCGCCGACCAGGGCCGCGGCATGAGCGCCGAGGAGGTGGAGCGCATCGGCTCGATCTATTTCCGCGCCTCGTCCTCGCGCGGGACCAAGGGATCGGGGCTGGGGCTCTACATGACGCAGAAGATCGTTGCCGCCCATGGCGGAACCCTGTCGGTGGAGAGCTTGCGCGACCAGGGCTCCGTCTTCACCATTCGCTTGCCTGTGACGGACGGACCGCCGGAAGCCGGCCATCCCCTCGCCAAGTGA
- a CDS encoding MgtC/SapB family protein: protein MDLLRSYWSPAELVTNGLILLHLLGALAVGLLLGYERSYHGRAAGMRTYGLVCLASAALTVVNAYPSMWYGGIGTRGGAHGVALTGDPTRVIQGIVTGIGFLGAGVIMREGLSIRGLSTAASIWATSAIGITIGLGFYAVAIAAALLTILVMSFLRPVERLLPHQSVVHLTLVFPRDKAPPPEELRMQAKKHGFEVVDWAFHLANGSGQFECQLVLQGKGDPDPMALVSALASTDTVVEFKLSPSRI from the coding sequence ATGGACTTGCTGCGCTCTTACTGGTCGCCGGCCGAACTGGTGACCAACGGGCTGATTCTCCTACATCTTCTGGGGGCTTTGGCGGTCGGGCTGCTGCTGGGGTACGAGCGTAGCTATCACGGGCGGGCGGCCGGGATGCGGACCTACGGACTGGTCTGTCTGGCGTCGGCCGCGCTGACGGTGGTCAACGCCTATCCTTCGATGTGGTATGGCGGCATCGGGACGCGGGGGGGTGCGCATGGGGTTGCCCTGACCGGGGATCCGACGCGCGTGATCCAGGGCATCGTCACCGGCATCGGCTTCCTCGGCGCCGGGGTCATCATGCGCGAAGGGCTGTCGATCCGCGGCTTGTCCACAGCCGCCTCGATCTGGGCGACCTCGGCGATCGGCATCACCATCGGGCTTGGCTTCTATGCGGTCGCCATTGCCGCCGCACTGCTGACCATTCTGGTGATGAGCTTCCTGCGGCCGGTCGAGCGCCTGCTGCCCCACCAGTCGGTGGTCCATCTGACACTGGTGTTTCCGCGCGACAAGGCGCCGCCACCGGAGGAATTGCGGATGCAGGCCAAGAAACATGGTTTCGAGGTGGTCGACTGGGCCTTCCACCTCGCCAACGGCAGTGGCCAATTCGAATGCCAGCTGGTGCTTCAGGGCAAGGGCGACCCCGATCCGATGGCGCTGGTCAGCGCCCTCGCCTCGACCGACACGGTGGTGGAGTTCAAGCTGTCCCCCTCGCGTATTTGA
- a CDS encoding periplasmic nitrate reductase, NapE protein, producing the protein MRPISSPVLSHPSDRKATDSAPAPTRRAEGLMFLWLAVLVWPVIAVGTVAAYGFSIWMYQILTH; encoded by the coding sequence ATGAGGCCCATCAGTTCTCCCGTCCTGTCCCATCCGTCCGACCGGAAGGCGACCGACTCAGCACCGGCCCCGACCCGCCGGGCCGAGGGGCTGATGTTCCTGTGGCTGGCGGTGCTGGTCTGGCCGGTGATCGCCGTCGGCACCGTCGCCGCCTACGGCTTCTCGATCTGGATGTACCAGATCCTCACCCACTGA
- a CDS encoding chaperone NapD gives MPRAPEVHISSLVIQHSPDRTDAVREAANAVAGLEWCASENGKAVVTLVTASAAEVVDRIAVLNAVPGVHTTTMVYHHYEPADAIDAA, from the coding sequence ATGCCCCGCGCCCCCGAAGTCCACATCTCCAGCCTCGTCATCCAGCACAGCCCCGACCGCACCGACGCGGTGCGCGAGGCGGCGAACGCCGTCGCCGGACTGGAGTGGTGCGCATCGGAGAACGGCAAGGCCGTCGTGACGCTGGTCACCGCCAGCGCTGCCGAGGTGGTGGACCGCATCGCCGTGCTGAACGCCGTCCCCGGCGTGCACACCACCACCATGGTCTACCACCACTACGAACCCGCGGACGCGATCGACGCTGCCTGA